One window from the genome of Aeromonas sp. FDAARGOS 1405 encodes:
- a CDS encoding Lrp/AsnC family transcriptional regulator, with amino-acid sequence MLKLDRIDRHILELMQENGRISNLELAELVGLSPSPCSRRVKALEDAGLIDTHVTLLNARQLGLTLTAYIHISMDRHTPERFENFDRAISELPEVLECDLITGNDADYQLKVVVRDMEHYQHFLLDKLTHIPGVTGVRSSFVLRRIKHKTALPLNHLG; translated from the coding sequence ATGCTGAAACTTGATCGCATAGACAGACATATTCTCGAGCTGATGCAGGAGAATGGCCGCATCAGCAATCTGGAACTGGCCGAGTTGGTCGGGCTCTCGCCGTCCCCCTGCTCCCGCCGGGTCAAGGCGCTGGAGGATGCCGGTCTCATCGACACCCACGTTACTCTGCTCAACGCCCGCCAGCTTGGCCTCACCCTCACCGCCTACATTCACATTTCCATGGACAGACACACGCCCGAGCGGTTCGAAAACTTCGATCGCGCCATCAGCGAACTGCCCGAAGTGCTGGAGTGTGACCTCATCACCGGCAATGATGCCGACTACCAACTCAAGGTGGTGGTGCGCGACATGGAGCACTATCAGCACTTCTTGCTGGACAAGCTGACCCATATTCCGGGGGTGACCGGAGTGCGCTCCAGCTTCGTGCTGCGCCGCATCAAGCACAAGACGGCGCTGCCGCTCAACCATCTGGGGTGA
- a CDS encoding metalloregulator ArsR/SmtB family transcription factor translates to MNASTDKILFLLKSHGPQSAAALGEQLQMTSMGARQHLLALEQEGWVTFSDEARGRGRPVRLWQLTEQAWQRFPDSHSDLTVQLIDNVRELFGEEGMERLIQQRELQMLARYQEALGSHGLSGRLAALKELRSREGYMAEIRREEDGSWLLWESHCPICAAARTCRGFCRSELALFRQLLAPATVEREQYLLEGAHRCLYRITPPAL, encoded by the coding sequence ATGAACGCAAGCACCGACAAGATCCTGTTTCTGCTCAAGAGCCATGGCCCGCAGAGCGCCGCCGCGCTGGGGGAGCAGTTGCAGATGACCTCCATGGGCGCCCGCCAGCACCTGCTCGCACTGGAGCAGGAGGGGTGGGTCACATTCAGCGACGAGGCGCGCGGGCGCGGTCGTCCCGTGCGGCTGTGGCAGCTCACCGAGCAGGCCTGGCAGCGCTTCCCCGATAGCCATAGCGACCTGACCGTGCAGCTGATCGACAACGTGCGCGAGCTGTTTGGCGAGGAGGGGATGGAGCGGCTGATCCAGCAGCGGGAGCTGCAGATGCTTGCTCGCTATCAGGAGGCGCTGGGGTCCCATGGCCTCTCTGGCCGGTTGGCGGCGCTCAAGGAGCTGCGCAGCCGCGAGGGCTATATGGCGGAGATCCGCCGCGAAGAGGATGGCAGCTGGCTGCTGTGGGAGAGCCACTGTCCCATCTGTGCGGCGGCGCGCACCTGCCGCGGTTTCTGTCGCAGCGAACTGGCGCTGTTTCGCCAGCTGCTGGCGCCGGCGACGGTGGAGCGGGAGCAATATTTGCTGGAGGGGGCGCATCGCTGCCTCTATCGCATCACGCCGCCCGCGCTCTGA
- a CDS encoding MFS transporter, translated as MEKHGHKNPLWVLVMTVTLAVAGFSLPSPVLAPLLLDPAQGMLTPEASDWSRKVWLGVIMGLYPLFQLVGNPWLGRLSDRYGRKPLLLLSLAGVLAGYALMALGIAWRSLPLLLLSRIVEGLCNGNIAIVQAMAADLAGKEHKARSFAWINIGMNLGWVVGPMIGGYAAVISGDYSLAAWLAVGMTLLNLLLVYWLIPYRPPVAATLQAATLSSRQLLLQPALLPYFALTLISYGAVQLYFTYFNIWLVERLAWDPAQLAQAAVLVSLPMMAGSWLGSRIARHWRGSSLGIVGHLVMASGMLLFILPVHWWGLALTFVPAGIGMSLGELATSVAISNRSHPEQQGQAMGLYRALAVGSEILAVLLGSLVLLAGTEWPFYLATLCSLASAAGFYLLRRRADRRQQLASCT; from the coding sequence ATGGAGAAACACGGGCACAAAAATCCCCTCTGGGTGCTGGTCATGACGGTCACGCTGGCAGTTGCAGGCTTCAGTCTCCCCTCCCCGGTGTTGGCACCTTTGCTGCTGGATCCGGCGCAGGGGATGCTGACGCCGGAAGCCTCCGACTGGAGCCGCAAGGTGTGGCTGGGGGTCATCATGGGGCTCTATCCCCTGTTCCAGCTGGTGGGCAATCCCTGGCTCGGTCGCCTCTCCGACCGCTATGGCCGCAAGCCACTGCTGTTGCTCTCGCTGGCGGGGGTTCTGGCAGGCTATGCCCTGATGGCACTCGGTATCGCCTGGCGCTCCCTCCCCCTGCTGCTGCTCAGCCGGATTGTGGAGGGGCTGTGCAACGGCAACATCGCCATCGTGCAGGCGATGGCGGCGGATCTCGCCGGCAAGGAGCACAAGGCGCGCAGCTTCGCCTGGATCAACATCGGCATGAATCTGGGCTGGGTCGTGGGGCCGATGATCGGGGGCTACGCCGCGGTGATCTCGGGGGATTACAGTCTGGCCGCCTGGCTGGCGGTAGGAATGACCCTGCTCAACCTGCTACTGGTCTACTGGCTGATCCCCTATCGTCCGCCGGTGGCGGCCACCCTTCAGGCCGCGACTCTCTCCAGCCGCCAGCTGTTGCTGCAACCGGCCCTGCTCCCCTACTTCGCACTCACCCTGATCAGCTATGGCGCCGTGCAGCTCTATTTCACCTACTTCAACATCTGGCTGGTAGAGCGGCTGGCCTGGGATCCGGCCCAGCTGGCGCAGGCGGCGGTGCTGGTGAGCCTGCCCATGATGGCGGGCTCCTGGCTCGGCTCCCGCATCGCCCGCCACTGGCGCGGCAGCTCCCTCGGGATTGTCGGCCATCTGGTGATGGCGAGCGGCATGCTGCTCTTTATCCTGCCTGTGCACTGGTGGGGGCTGGCACTCACCTTCGTTCCCGCTGGTATCGGCATGAGTCTGGGGGAGCTGGCCACCTCGGTGGCGATCTCCAACCGCAGTCACCCGGAGCAACAGGGGCAGGCGATGGGGCTCTACCGCGCCCTCGCCGTAGGCAGCGAGATCCTGGCGGTGCTGCTCGGCAGTCTGGTGCTGCTGGCCGGTACCGAGTGGCCCTTCTATCTCGCCACCCTCTGCTCCCTTGCCAGTGCCGCCGGTTTCTATCTGCTGCGCCGCCGTGCCGACCGTCGTCAACAGCTGGCCAGCTGCACCTGA
- a CDS encoding Cof-type HAD-IIB family hydrolase, translating to MSEYKAIALDMDGTLLTRDHKISSATRAALAQARAHGIKVLLVTGRHYMTARPFHHELALDTPLICSNGAYLYDPVQNRIISGDPLAAAPLTELLAAVEAQQMGALFHLSEGIGYIGCEEHVTRIRHWSANQPDHLKIAIHPVEELAGWLDNPVWKLELFNQDPARLHTFMGEVVEQMPFTRDWAAPYAVELVQPGCSKGNRLAQWAASEGIEMDQVVAFGDNNNDISMFEQVGLAVAMGNAAPQIQSHAHRVTADHNEDGIALALQRWVLP from the coding sequence ATGAGTGAGTACAAGGCCATCGCGCTCGATATGGATGGCACCCTGCTGACCCGGGATCACAAGATCTCGTCGGCCACCCGGGCAGCCCTGGCGCAAGCCCGCGCCCACGGCATCAAGGTGCTGCTGGTCACGGGGCGCCACTACATGACGGCGCGTCCCTTCCACCACGAGCTGGCCCTCGATACCCCCCTCATCTGCAGCAATGGCGCCTATCTCTATGATCCGGTGCAGAACCGGATCATCAGCGGCGACCCGCTGGCGGCTGCCCCGCTTACCGAGCTGCTGGCCGCGGTCGAGGCACAGCAGATGGGCGCCCTGTTCCATCTGAGCGAGGGGATCGGCTACATCGGCTGTGAAGAGCATGTCACCCGCATCCGCCACTGGTCGGCCAATCAGCCGGACCACCTCAAGATCGCCATCCATCCGGTTGAGGAGCTGGCAGGCTGGCTCGACAACCCGGTCTGGAAACTGGAGCTGTTCAATCAGGATCCGGCGCGCCTGCACACCTTTATGGGCGAGGTGGTCGAGCAGATGCCCTTTACCCGCGACTGGGCGGCCCCCTATGCGGTGGAGCTGGTACAGCCCGGTTGCAGCAAGGGCAACCGGCTTGCCCAGTGGGCCGCCAGCGAAGGGATTGAGATGGATCAGGTGGTGGCGTTTGGTGACAACAACAACGACATCAGCATGTTCGAGCAGGTGGGGCTGGCGGTGGCCATGGGCAATGCGGCCCCGCAGATCCAGAGCCATGCCCATCGGGTCACGGCCGACCACAACGAAGATGGTATCGCACTGGCGCTACAGCGCTGGGTACTGCCCTGA
- a CDS encoding DUF2799 domain-containing protein: protein MSPKILLLTLPVLLAGCSALSEDECRTMSWYNLGYQDGSEGKTRQATRDYVSSCSEYGLKVDEAEWKRGYDKGLELYCIPELAYSKGKEGQAYLGVCPNDASFLKQYQRGYEEYKLAARLREISDELERTERDIDTLERSIRNETNTEQRDYYRAKRDRAIRHYESLRREYNRLRYPDRVIQFSFGG from the coding sequence ATGTCCCCCAAAATCCTGTTGCTGACCCTGCCGGTATTGCTGGCGGGATGCAGTGCCCTGTCAGAAGATGAGTGCCGCACCATGAGCTGGTACAACCTGGGTTATCAGGATGGATCGGAAGGCAAAACCCGTCAGGCGACCCGCGATTACGTTTCGTCTTGCAGCGAATATGGCCTCAAAGTGGATGAAGCCGAGTGGAAACGGGGCTACGACAAGGGGCTGGAGCTCTACTGCATTCCCGAGCTGGCTTACAGCAAGGGCAAGGAGGGGCAGGCCTATCTGGGGGTATGCCCCAATGACGCCAGCTTCCTCAAGCAGTATCAGCGTGGCTACGAAGAGTACAAACTGGCTGCCCGCCTGCGGGAGATCAGCGACGAGCTGGAGCGTACCGAGCGTGATATCGATACGCTGGAGCGCAGCATCCGCAACGAAACCAACACGGAGCAGCGTGACTATTACCGCGCCAAGCGCGATCGGGCCATTCGCCACTACGAATCCCTGCGCCGGGAGTACAACCGTCTGCGTTATCCGGATCGGGTGATCCAGTTCTCCTTCGGCGGTTAA
- a CDS encoding isopenicillin N synthase family oxygenase, with protein sequence MKVLTVDYRSPDAAQRFTESLRTTGFGVLTNHPIPKELVQSIYDNWYRFFMSEQKQDFLFNRETQDGYFPPSVSEVAKGHSQKDIKEYFHIYPWGQMPEELKEQAMEYYRLANGLAAELLSWVEQYTPADIAANYSCPLSSMIEESQKTLLRVLHYPPFDGTEEPGAIRAAAHEDINLLTILPAANEPGLQVKGSDGEWMDVPCDFGTLIINIGDMLQEASRGYYPSTTHRVINPTGGSAAKSRISLPLFLHPRPDVVLSERHTAHSYLMERLRELGVI encoded by the coding sequence ATGAAAGTCCTGACCGTCGATTACCGCTCACCCGATGCGGCCCAACGCTTCACCGAATCCCTGCGAACCACCGGCTTTGGCGTGCTGACCAACCACCCCATCCCGAAAGAGCTGGTGCAGTCCATCTACGACAACTGGTATCGCTTCTTCATGAGCGAGCAGAAGCAGGATTTCCTGTTCAACCGCGAAACCCAGGATGGCTACTTCCCGCCGTCGGTCTCCGAGGTGGCCAAGGGCCATAGCCAGAAAGACATCAAGGAGTACTTCCACATCTACCCCTGGGGCCAGATGCCGGAAGAGCTGAAAGAGCAGGCGATGGAGTACTATCGCCTCGCCAACGGTCTGGCCGCAGAGCTGCTGAGCTGGGTCGAGCAGTACACCCCGGCCGATATTGCCGCCAACTACAGCTGCCCGCTCTCCTCGATGATCGAAGAGAGCCAGAAGACCCTGCTGCGGGTGCTGCACTATCCGCCGTTCGATGGCACCGAGGAGCCGGGCGCCATCCGCGCCGCCGCCCACGAGGATATCAACCTGCTCACCATTCTGCCCGCCGCCAACGAGCCGGGGCTGCAGGTGAAGGGCTCCGATGGCGAATGGATGGACGTGCCGTGCGACTTTGGCACCCTCATCATCAACATCGGTGACATGCTGCAGGAGGCCTCTCGCGGCTACTACCCCTCCACCACTCACCGCGTCATCAACCCGACCGGTGGCAGCGCCGCCAAGTCGCGTATCTCCCTGCCGCTGTTCCTCCATCCGCGCCCGGATGTAGTGCTCTCCGAGCGTCATACCGCCCACAGCTACCTGATGGAGCGGCTGCGGGAGCTCGGGGTGATCTAG
- a CDS encoding sodium-dependent transporter, translated as MKQSQWSSRLGYILAAAGSAVGIGAIWKFPYVTAVNGGGAFLLVFLLFSFTLGVAVLMGETLLGSMSRRGVVGAFSDLLGKQWRWVGVMGVISTLLIYCFYSVVGGWTLGYTGMALSGQLNHGDAAALTARFNDYVSGDVWPILTHLLFAALTWIVVQGGIQKGVERTLRWMMPALFLMILMLVAFGLTLPNAMAGVRHFLMPDFSKLGMSGVLDAMGLAFFSLSIGLGIHTTYGAYLPTSEGVGRSSLWVVLLASMVAVLAGLMIFPVLASTGIDPASGPGLTFMTMPAVFQLLPFGQVLEVIFFALLVFAALSSAISLLEHLQCFLCETWGWSRRTACSAITGFVMVSGVPVSLSFGPLQHATLFGKTIFELLDFVTSNLMMPLFGLMLTLLLGWKLGRKALPQGIASHWHHLLMNCWRWIAPLLIGGILIRGLV; from the coding sequence ATGAAGCAGTCCCAATGGTCATCCCGACTCGGCTACATCCTCGCCGCAGCGGGTTCCGCGGTCGGTATCGGCGCAATCTGGAAATTCCCCTATGTCACCGCCGTCAACGGCGGCGGCGCCTTCCTGCTGGTCTTTCTGCTGTTCAGCTTCACCCTGGGGGTGGCGGTACTGATGGGGGAGACCCTGCTCGGCAGCATGAGTCGCCGCGGGGTAGTCGGAGCCTTCTCCGATCTGCTCGGCAAACAGTGGCGCTGGGTTGGGGTAATGGGAGTGATCTCTACCCTGCTCATCTACTGCTTCTACAGCGTGGTGGGCGGCTGGACGCTCGGTTATACCGGCATGGCCCTCTCCGGTCAGCTCAACCATGGGGATGCGGCTGCTCTCACCGCCCGCTTCAATGACTATGTCAGCGGCGACGTCTGGCCAATCCTCACTCACCTGCTGTTTGCCGCCCTCACCTGGATAGTGGTGCAAGGCGGCATTCAGAAAGGAGTGGAGCGCACCTTGCGCTGGATGATGCCGGCCCTGTTCCTGATGATCCTGATGCTGGTCGCCTTTGGCCTCACCCTGCCCAATGCGATGGCGGGAGTACGTCACTTCCTGATGCCCGACTTCAGCAAGCTGGGGATGTCCGGCGTGCTCGATGCCATGGGGCTGGCCTTCTTCTCCCTCTCCATCGGTCTGGGCATTCACACCACCTACGGCGCCTATCTGCCGACCAGCGAAGGGGTTGGTCGCTCCAGCCTCTGGGTGGTGCTGCTGGCCAGCATGGTGGCGGTACTGGCGGGTTTGATGATTTTCCCGGTGCTGGCCTCGACCGGTATCGACCCGGCCTCCGGCCCCGGCCTCACCTTTATGACCATGCCGGCGGTATTTCAGCTGTTGCCCTTCGGTCAGGTGCTTGAGGTGATCTTCTTCGCCCTGCTGGTCTTTGCGGCACTCTCTTCGGCCATCTCCCTGCTGGAGCATTTGCAGTGCTTCCTGTGCGAGACCTGGGGCTGGTCACGCCGCACGGCCTGCAGCGCCATCACTGGATTCGTCATGGTTAGCGGTGTTCCGGTCAGCCTGTCGTTTGGCCCGCTGCAACACGCCACCCTGTTTGGCAAAACCATCTTCGAGCTGCTGGACTTTGTCACCTCCAACCTGATGATGCCGCTGTTCGGCCTGATGCTGACGCTGCTGCTGGGCTGGAAGCTGGGACGCAAGGCGCTGCCGCAGGGGATTGCCAGCCACTGGCATCACTTGCTGATGAACTGCTGGCGCTGGATTGCCCCCTTGCTGATCGGCGGGATCTTGATTCGCGGTCTGGTGTGA
- a CDS encoding ABC transporter substrate-binding protein has translation MRCMVLPWLLISLSVSAQPGLTLLSHDLPPFTEYRDGKLDGFAIRLIDEVQEELGTRYPVRIYPLKRALALARVEPGYGLFVVQRLPERESHFKWVGPLFINRVFIYQAPDSRHPLTSLAQLRDLPRVGVVLGNADDVRLTHEGYTNLVRYKTVGEAIERLMLGKIDALPMAELVMEATLDKMGLSRRSIVSSGVLLHQAGLYIVFSKGTDDAEITRWQHALDAVRAAQGRADEPAREE, from the coding sequence ATGAGATGTATGGTGTTGCCCTGGTTACTGATCAGCCTGAGTGTGTCGGCGCAGCCCGGATTAACCCTGCTGAGTCATGACTTACCCCCCTTTACCGAATACCGCGACGGCAAGCTCGACGGATTTGCCATTCGCCTGATCGATGAGGTGCAGGAGGAGCTTGGCACCCGCTATCCGGTGCGGATTTACCCGCTCAAGCGGGCGCTGGCGCTGGCACGGGTCGAGCCCGGCTATGGACTGTTCGTGGTACAGCGGCTCCCGGAGCGGGAGTCCCATTTCAAATGGGTTGGCCCGCTCTTTATCAATCGGGTCTTTATCTATCAGGCGCCGGATAGTCGCCACCCGCTGACCTCGCTGGCACAGCTGCGGGATCTGCCCAGAGTGGGGGTAGTGCTGGGCAATGCCGATGATGTGCGGCTGACCCATGAGGGCTACACCAATCTGGTGCGCTACAAGACGGTCGGGGAGGCGATAGAGCGGCTGATGCTGGGCAAGATCGATGCCTTGCCGATGGCGGAGCTGGTGATGGAGGCCACCCTCGACAAGATGGGGTTATCCCGGCGCAGCATTGTCAGCAGTGGGGTACTGCTCCATCAGGCCGGTCTCTATATCGTCTTTTCCAAGGGAACGGATGATGCCGAGATCACCCGCTGGCAGCATGCCCTGGATGCCGTCAGAGCCGCCCAGGGGCGGGCCGATGAGCCCGCCCGTGAAGAGTAA
- a CDS encoding sodium-dependent transporter, translating to MSQVQWSSRLGHVLAAAGTAIGLGAIWKFPYVTATNGGGAFLLVFLLFSFTLGVAVQVGETLLGSHSQRGVLGAFRKLVGPNWRWMGYMGIACGFFIYSFYSVVGGWTVGYAALAMAGKLNLSEGSALTALFNGYVSNPWWPVLTHLIFAGLTWWFVQGGIQKGVERALRWMMPALFIMMLLLVGVGLSMPGSMAGVRQLLLPDFSMLTGQSVLDALGLAFFSLSIGLGVHTTYGAYLPNSEGVLRSGVWVVTLASLISVLAGLMIFPALASTGIDPTAGPGLTFMTMPAVFSHLPFGQGLGVVFFLLLLVAALSSSISMLEHLVRFTTEEWGWSRRGACRVLTLLIMASGIPVSLSFGPWSDLTLFGKTIFELLDYLTSNLMMPLFGLVLTLLLGWRLGDAILPAGLSPALRLALLWCWRVVAPLLISGILIRGIM from the coding sequence ATGAGCCAGGTTCAGTGGTCTTCCCGTCTCGGTCATGTGCTGGCCGCAGCAGGCACAGCGATTGGCCTTGGTGCCATCTGGAAGTTTCCCTATGTGACCGCCACCAATGGCGGTGGCGCCTTTCTGCTGGTGTTTCTGCTGTTCAGCTTCACCCTGGGGGTAGCGGTACAGGTCGGCGAAACCCTGCTCGGCAGCCATAGCCAGCGCGGGGTGCTCGGCGCCTTTCGCAAACTGGTGGGGCCGAACTGGCGCTGGATGGGGTATATGGGGATCGCCTGCGGCTTCTTTATATACAGCTTCTACAGCGTGGTCGGTGGCTGGACCGTGGGTTACGCCGCGCTGGCGATGGCTGGCAAGCTCAACCTGAGCGAGGGGAGCGCCCTCACCGCCCTGTTCAACGGCTATGTCAGCAACCCCTGGTGGCCGGTGCTGACCCATCTGATCTTCGCGGGCCTGACCTGGTGGTTCGTGCAGGGGGGGATTCAGAAAGGGGTTGAGCGGGCACTGCGCTGGATGATGCCCGCGCTCTTCATCATGATGCTACTGCTGGTGGGGGTTGGCCTCTCCATGCCCGGCTCCATGGCGGGTGTGCGCCAGCTGCTGCTGCCGGACTTCTCCATGCTGACCGGCCAGAGCGTGCTGGACGCGCTGGGACTGGCCTTCTTCTCCCTCTCCATCGGGCTCGGGGTACACACGACCTATGGCGCCTACCTGCCCAATAGCGAAGGTGTGCTGCGCTCCGGCGTCTGGGTGGTCACTCTGGCAAGCCTTATCTCGGTGCTGGCGGGCTTGATGATCTTCCCGGCGCTGGCCTCTACCGGCATAGACCCCACTGCCGGGCCGGGTCTCACCTTTATGACCATGCCTGCCGTGTTCAGCCATCTGCCGTTCGGTCAGGGACTGGGGGTGGTCTTCTTCCTGTTGCTGCTGGTCGCCGCGCTCTCCTCCTCCATCTCCATGCTGGAGCATCTGGTGCGCTTCACCACCGAGGAGTGGGGTTGGTCGCGCCGTGGCGCCTGCCGGGTGTTGACCCTGCTCATCATGGCCTCCGGCATTCCGGTGAGCCTGTCGTTCGGCCCATGGAGCGATCTGACCCTGTTTGGCAAGACCATCTTCGAGCTGCTCGACTACCTCACCTCCAACCTGATGATGCCGCTGTTTGGTCTGGTACTGACCCTGCTGCTGGGCTGGCGATTGGGTGATGCCATATTGCCTGCGGGCCTGTCACCCGCCCTGCGTCTGGCGCTGCTCTGGTGCTGGCGCGTGGTGGCGCCGCTGCTGATCAGCGGGATCCTGATCCGCGGGATCATGTAG
- the ybgF gene encoding tol-pal system protein YbgF, giving the protein MKSVYKQAVVALAVMVALNAQAAAPVSDLGGDSSGGVVLSGNNGAIVPTGSLEDRVALLERTLNARLRLQAELQQQVDSLQGEVSELRGQLEQQTYQMEQSQERQRQLYQELDKVASSQQAAPAAPAPAAATPAAAANYSTNQDENQAYDAAVNMVLKEKNYDKAIPAFQGFIKQYPNSGYVPNAHYWLGQLLFNKGDRAGASAQFSTVANKYSKSPKRADALLKLGMLAQLDGKKAEAKSFYEQVIKGYPNTSPAQLAKQSLAKL; this is encoded by the coding sequence ATGAAATCTGTGTACAAGCAAGCTGTCGTTGCGCTGGCCGTAATGGTTGCTCTGAATGCGCAAGCTGCGGCACCGGTCAGCGATCTGGGCGGTGACTCAAGTGGTGGGGTTGTCCTTAGCGGCAACAATGGCGCCATCGTGCCCACCGGTAGCCTGGAAGATCGGGTTGCCCTGCTGGAGCGCACCCTCAATGCCCGTCTGCGACTGCAAGCTGAATTGCAGCAACAGGTCGACTCCCTGCAAGGGGAGGTTTCCGAGCTGCGTGGTCAGCTGGAGCAGCAGACCTACCAGATGGAACAGTCGCAAGAGCGCCAGCGCCAGCTCTATCAGGAGCTCGACAAGGTTGCCAGCAGCCAGCAAGCTGCTCCAGCCGCCCCGGCCCCCGCTGCTGCCACACCGGCTGCTGCCGCCAATTACTCAACCAATCAGGATGAGAATCAGGCCTACGACGCAGCGGTCAACATGGTGCTCAAAGAGAAGAACTACGACAAAGCCATTCCGGCTTTCCAGGGCTTCATCAAGCAGTACCCCAATTCGGGCTATGTTCCCAATGCACACTACTGGCTCGGCCAGCTGCTGTTCAACAAGGGTGACAGAGCCGGAGCCTCGGCCCAGTTTTCGACCGTGGCCAACAAATACAGCAAATCCCCCAAGCGAGCCGATGCGCTGCTGAAGCTGGGTATGCTGGCGCAACTGGATGGCAAGAAGGCGGAAGCCAAATCCTTCTATGAGCAGGTGATCAAGGGCTATCCCAACACCTCGCCAGCCCAGTTGGCCAAACAGAGTCTGGCCAAGCTGTAA
- the pal gene encoding peptidoglycan-associated lipoprotein Pal, with product MQLNKLLKGLAIALPLFTLAACSSSSDSDAAGAESGMTDGMGGVQTGGANGMLSPEEQMRQKFEALQRDNVIYFPFDGYDIQGQYADLLDAHASYLRERPSVKVLIEGHADERGTPEYNIALGERRAKAVAKYLQTLGVQAEQLSIVSYGEEKPLDLSHTEDAFAKNRRAVLVY from the coding sequence ACTGCTCAAGGGTTTGGCCATCGCACTGCCACTGTTCACCCTGGCCGCTTGTAGTTCTTCTTCTGATTCCGACGCCGCTGGCGCTGAATCAGGTATGACCGACGGCATGGGCGGTGTACAAACCGGCGGCGCCAACGGCATGTTGTCCCCGGAAGAGCAGATGCGTCAGAAGTTCGAAGCACTGCAGCGTGACAACGTGATCTACTTCCCGTTCGACGGTTACGATATCCAGGGTCAGTACGCTGATCTGCTGGATGCCCACGCCAGCTACCTGCGCGAGCGCCCGAGCGTGAAAGTCCTGATCGAAGGTCACGCCGATGAGCGCGGTACTCCGGAGTACAACATCGCCCTGGGCGAGCGTCGTGCCAAGGCTGTTGCCAAGTATCTGCAAACCCTGGGTGTGCAGGCCGAGCAGCTCTCCATCGTCAGCTATGGCGAAGAGAAGCCGCTGGATCTGTCCCACACCGAGGATGCCTTTGCCAAAAACCGCCGCGCGGTTCTGGTTTACTAA